Part of the Candidatus Eisenbacteria bacterium genome, GGCTTCCAGGACGGCGACCTGCTGAGCGTTTCGGCGACCAACGAGATGGCCGTCGTCCTGCGCACCGAGTTCTACACCTCGTTCGACCGGCGCGGCACGCTCGCGCGGGTGCCTTCGATGGGTGGCGCGCCGCGCGAACTGCTGAACGACGTGCACTCCGCCGACTGGGCGCCCGACGGGCAGCAGCTGGCGATCGTGCGCAGCCGGCAGGGCATGACGCGGCTCGAGTTCCCGACGGGCAACGTGCTTTACCAGACGGTCGGCTGGATCGGGCACATGCGCCTGTCGCCCGACGGCCAGCTCATCGGCTTCTCCGATCACCCTTCCCGGGGCAACGACTCGGGAGCCATCTCGGTCGTGAACCGCCGCGGCGAACGCCGGGTTCTCTCGGAAGGCTGGGGCACGGTGCGCGGGCTCGCCTGGTCGCCGGACGGCCGCGAAGTGTGGTTCACGGCCGACCGCCACGGCGCGGCCCGGGGCCTGTACGCCGTTTCGCTCGACGGCCGGGTCCGCCACATGCTGCAGCTGGCGAGCAACCTGACGCTGCACGACGTCGCGCGCGACGGCCGGCTGCTGGTCGGCCACGGAACCGAGCGCGCGGGCATCAACATCATGCCGCCCGGCGAGTCGCGGGAGCGCGACCTGTCGTGGCTCGACTGGTCGCTCCTGCAGGACGTCTCGGCCGACGGCTCGATGATCCTGTTCGACGAGAGCGCCGAAGGCGGCGGCGAGACCGGCTCGGTCTACCTGCGGCCCAGCGACGGTTCGCCCGCGGTGCGGCTCGGCGAGGGAACCGGACGCTCGATTTCGCCGGACGGACAGTGGGCCGTGTGCGGGCTGCCCATGACCAGCGGGCATGGCGGCATGTACATCCTGCCCACCGGCGTCGGCGAACCGAGGCAGATTCCGACCGGCTCGCTTTACTGCCACCAGGCCCAGTGGCTGCCCGACAACCGCCAGCTCGTCGTCTCGGGACACGAGCCGGGCAAGGGCATCCGCCTCTATCGCCTCGACAGCGTCACCGGTGAAGCCCATGCGTTCACGCCCGAGGGAATGGACTACCTCGAAATGCGCCTGCTGCCGAATGGCCGGGAAGTGTCCGCGCTCGGCGCCGACCAGGACCACTGGATCTACCCGATCGACGGCGGGGACCCGCGCCCGCTGCAGGGACTCGACCGGTCCGACCGCGTGGTCTGCTGGATGGCGGACCAGTCGGTGATCGTCTACCGCATGAACGAGCTTCCCGCGCGCCTCTATCGCGTGGACCCGGCCTCCGGCGAGCGCAAGGTCTGGCGCGAGATCGTCCCGCCGGATCCGACCGGCATCTTCCGCATCGGCCGCGTGCGCACCAACGCCGACGCCTCGGCCTACGGCTACGTGTACTACATGCACCTCGTGGACCTGCACGTCCTCTCGGGTGTGCGCTAACAGGCTGCTGAAAAAGGGTGCACTTCGTCCAGGCGACCCGGCAGGTTGCGGAGCATCCAGCAAGGAGACCGCGACCCATGATGGGCACCTCGAACCACCAGAGGGCGATGTTCCACCACACCTCCGTGGACCCGCTGGTGCCGGCCGACGACCCGCTGCGGGCGATCGAATCGGTGATCGACTGGGAGGTCATCCGCGAGCGGATGGCGCCGTTCTACAGCCGTTGGGGCGGTCGTCGATCCCACCCGAGCAGCGCTTGAAGGCGATGCTGATCGGCTGCCTGTTCGGGATCACGTCGGAGCAGCGGTTGATACGCGAGATCCAGGTGAACCTGTCGTACCGGCGATTCCTGGGGCTGGACCTGGAGTCGGAGGTGTGGCACGCGACGACGTTCACGAAGAACCGCAACCAGCGGTTCAAGGAGAGCGAGATCTTCCGCTGGCTGTTTGACCACGCCGTGGCCGGGGCGGTGACGAAGGGGTTGGTGACCGGCCACCACATCAGCCAGGACGGCACGCTGGTGCGGGCGAACTGCAGCTTCAAGAGCATCGAGCCGATCACGGTGACGCGGTCGCCGAAGCAATACCGCAAGCATGTGGCGAAGGAGAACCCGGACACGGCTGAACCCGCGCCGGCGGAAGCACCCGCCGATCGCACGAGCCCGCCGACTGCGGGTGCGGGTGATGGCGGCCGCAACCCGTCGCAACGTGAGGCCGGGACGATGAAGCCAGCGCAGCAGAATCGAAACGAGTGCCACCCTCGCAGAGCCCACCCAGCCGGGGCTGTCCGCCCACGAGCGGACCGCTCTCCACTGCTCTCCACTGCTCGTCACTGAGCATCGATGGCCCTCCCGGATCCTGGATCCGAGGGGCACCTTCGACCATCACCTCGCCTGCTGCCATCGCTCCTCCCTCCTGGGCTCGCGCCCCATGAGAGGGGGGATTTTTCATGCCCGTAAGGGGGGATTCTTCACGCCCGGTGACAGGCTACGCGGGACAGTGTGATTCGGACGACGGCAGGAGGGCCTACGGGAGTGATCCGCTACCCGACACTGGAGCATTCGGGCTCGCTCAAAGCGAGCTGATCGAGGACCTCGGCTCCTTCGACCTCGGCACGAAACGCGGCCGGGGTTCGCTGCCCAAGTTCCCGTGGGGACGGAATCGCTGCCAAGCCTAGAAGTGGTCTCACAAACACCTGCGCAGAAGGATGACGATTCAGCCGAGCAGCACGAACCCGAGGTAGTTGAGGACGTTGCGATCATGCCGCGTCAGGATGCGACGGAAGTTCTGCAACCAAGCGAACAGGCGCTCGACCTTCCAGCGTCGCTTGTATCGGCGCAGCGGGTGGCCGTCCTGGGTTTTGACCTTCCGGTTGCTGCGGTTCGGTGCGATCAACTCGATGCCTTCTTCGGCGAGGTCCTCCGCGAGCGCGTCGCTGTCGTAGGCTTTGTCACCGATGAGCCAATGCGGCGCGTCGGGGAGGAAGCCGGCATCGAGGATCGACTTCACCAGCGTGACCTCAGCTGGCGAAGCACTGGCCACGTCGATCGCGACAGGAAGACCAGAGCGGTCTGCCACTGCCATGATCTTCGAACCTTTGCCCCGTTTAGTGGGGCCCACGCAAAGCTCCCTTTTTTCGCCACCACCTAAGGTGGCGTCGACGAAGCACTCCGTGAGGTCGAGCTTGCCGCGACTTCGCAGATCTTCCGCCAGTGCTGTGAGGATGCGGTTGAAGACGCCCGTGCGCGACCTCTCCTGGTGCCGTCGGTGGCAAGTCGCGAGGGACGGATACCGGTCGGGCACGTCGCGCCAGCGCGCCCCTGTGCGGAGGATCCAGAGGATCCCGTTCAACACCTGCCGGACATCGCACCACGGGCGTCCGCGCCCATCGGCGCGAACCTTCGGCTTCGGAATCAACGGTTCGACGAGCGTCCACTGTTCGTCGGTCAGGTCCATCGCGTCCTCCCCGGCGC contains:
- a CDS encoding transposase, which codes for MKAMLIGCLFGITSEQRLIREIQVNLSYRRFLGLDLESEVWHATTFTKNRNQRFKESEIFRWLFDHAVAGAVTKGLVTGHHISQDGTLVRANCSFKSIEPITVTRSPKQYRKHVAKENPDTAEPAPAEAPADRTSPPTAGAGDGGRNPSQREAGTMKPAQQNRNECHPRRAHPAGAVRPRADRSPLLSTARH
- a CDS encoding IS5 family transposase, with product MDLTDEQWTLVEPLIPKPKVRADGRGRPWCDVRQVLNGILWILRTGARWRDVPDRYPSLATCHRRHQERSRTGVFNRILTALAEDLRSRGKLDLTECFVDATLGGGEKRELCVGPTKRGKGSKIMAVADRSGLPVAIDVASASPAEVTLVKSILDAGFLPDAPHWLIGDKAYDSDALAEDLAEEGIELIAPNRSNRKVKTQDGHPLRRYKRRWKVERLFAWLQNFRRILTRHDRNVLNYLGFVLLG
- a CDS encoding serine/threonine-protein kinase, with the translated sequence MSLATGARLDRYEVVGLLGQGAMGEVYRARDARLGRDVAIKVLPAAFASDPERLRRFDQEARAAGALNHPNVVAIFDVGTHEGAPFVVSELLEGHTIRTRLADGPPPLRKALDYAVQIAQGLAAAHAKGIVHRDLKPENLFVTHDGHVKILDFGLAKLVRDESGSRGAQADSLVATAMTEMGRVMGTVGYMAPEQVRGEAADHRADIFALGCVLFELLTGRPPFHRDSAVESMAAIVRDDLPALDSAVDSRAPALGVLLRRCTEKLPGERFESARDLAWALDAVARATGRGVKGGGAEDGAAGHEEEISYQRVTFRRGVIWSARFTPDGHSVVYSASWEGKPLELFWAHLGNPEARSLGFQDGDLLSVSATNEMAVVLRTEFYTSFDRRGTLARVPSMGGAPRELLNDVHSADWAPDGQQLAIVRSRQGMTRLEFPTGNVLYQTVGWIGHMRLSPDGQLIGFSDHPSRGNDSGAISVVNRRGERRVLSEGWGTVRGLAWSPDGREVWFTADRHGAARGLYAVSLDGRVRHMLQLASNLTLHDVARDGRLLVGHGTERAGINIMPPGESRERDLSWLDWSLLQDVSADGSMILFDESAEGGGETGSVYLRPSDGSPAVRLGEGTGRSISPDGQWAVCGLPMTSGHGGMYILPTGVGEPRQIPTGSLYCHQAQWLPDNRQLVVSGHEPGKGIRLYRLDSVTGEAHAFTPEGMDYLEMRLLPNGREVSALGADQDHWIYPIDGGDPRPLQGLDRSDRVVCWMADQSVIVYRMNELPARLYRVDPASGERKVWREIVPPDPTGIFRIGRVRTNADASAYGYVYYMHLVDLHVLSGVR